From a single Kitasatospora azatica KCTC 9699 genomic region:
- a CDS encoding Ni/Fe hydrogenase subunit alpha, which yields MTHRGSRVLHVGSLARVEGETALYLRMDGDRVAEARLAIYEPPRFFEAFLRGRSHTEPPDITSRVCGICPVAYQLSACRAVEDACGVVVDGQLGALRRLLYCGEWIESQTLHIHLLHAPDFLGCDSAIDLARTRRADVERGLRLKQAGNAIMELLGGRAIHPINVRLGGFHRVPTTAELRPLAERLRRARDDAQETVRWVAEFEFPDAGCDNDLLALAEPGSYAIESGTPTVMPAPSTAGLPPGSARSLPTRTFGVREFGGHVVESQVPHSTALHSLLDGRRHLTGSLARYAISGRWLSPIALQAAQDAGLGDPRQGTVCRNPFRSIVVRAVEVLHAVDEALRIIEAYEPPPRPYLEVPARAGTGHGATEAPRGLLYHRYTLDADGTITDAGLVPPTAQNQGAIEEDLRRLVQQRLADGDPTDAELTTLCERAIRNHDPCISCSAHFLDLTVEWTGNGW from the coding sequence GTGACCCACCGCGGTTCCAGGGTGCTGCACGTCGGATCGCTCGCCCGCGTCGAGGGCGAGACCGCACTGTACCTGCGGATGGACGGCGACCGGGTCGCCGAGGCCCGGCTGGCGATCTACGAACCTCCGCGCTTCTTCGAGGCGTTCCTGCGCGGACGTTCCCACACCGAGCCGCCCGACATCACCTCCCGGGTCTGCGGGATCTGCCCGGTCGCCTACCAGCTGAGCGCCTGCCGGGCCGTCGAGGACGCCTGCGGCGTCGTGGTGGACGGGCAACTGGGCGCCCTGCGGAGACTGTTGTACTGCGGAGAGTGGATCGAGAGCCAGACGCTGCACATCCACCTCCTGCACGCGCCGGACTTCCTCGGCTGCGACAGCGCGATCGACCTGGCCCGCACCCGGCGCGCCGACGTCGAACGCGGCCTCAGACTCAAGCAGGCCGGCAACGCGATCATGGAGCTGCTCGGCGGCCGGGCGATCCACCCGATCAACGTCCGCCTCGGCGGCTTCCACCGCGTCCCCACCACGGCCGAACTTCGCCCACTGGCCGAGCGGCTGCGCCGGGCCCGCGACGACGCACAGGAGACGGTGCGCTGGGTGGCCGAGTTCGAGTTTCCCGACGCCGGCTGCGACAACGACCTGCTCGCCCTGGCCGAACCCGGCAGCTACGCCATCGAGTCCGGCACCCCGACCGTCATGCCTGCGCCGAGCACCGCAGGCCTTCCCCCCGGATCCGCTCGCTCGCTGCCCACCCGGACTTTCGGGGTGCGCGAGTTCGGCGGCCACGTCGTCGAGAGCCAGGTGCCTCACTCCACCGCCCTGCACTCCCTGCTGGACGGCCGCCGCCACCTGACCGGCTCGCTCGCCCGCTACGCCATCAGCGGCCGCTGGCTCTCCCCGATCGCCCTGCAGGCCGCCCAGGACGCCGGGCTCGGCGACCCCCGGCAGGGCACCGTCTGCCGAAATCCCTTCCGTAGCATCGTCGTTCGAGCGGTCGAGGTGCTCCACGCGGTCGACGAGGCACTGCGCATCATCGAGGCCTACGAACCCCCGCCCCGTCCGTACCTGGAGGTGCCCGCGCGAGCCGGGACCGGTCACGGCGCCACCGAGGCGCCGCGCGGTCTGCTGTACCACCGCTACACCCTCGACGCCGACGGGACCATCACCGACGCCGGCCTGGTCCCGCCGACCGCGCAGAACCAGGGCGCGATCGAGGAGGACCTGCGCCGCCTCGTGCAGCAACGCCTGGCGGACGGCGACCCCACCGATGCCGAGCTGACCACCCTGTGTGAACGGGCGATCCGCAACCACGACCCCTGCATCTCGTGCTCGGCCCACTTCCTCGACCTCACCGTCGAGTGGACCGGGAACGGGTGGTGA
- a CDS encoding Crp/Fnr family transcriptional regulator: protein MTVVRHGFLGALPPAHRDRLAGFARDVSFPAGTRVFEEDGVADRFWIIRSGVVALDVHVPGRRAAVVETLGEGDLLGWSWLFEPYRWHLGAQTRAAVVASEFDAGRVRAACEEDPAFGLAVTNCVAQVIARRLKSTRTRLLDLYGPPR from the coding sequence TCGGCGCGCTCCCGCCCGCCCACCGCGACCGGCTGGCCGGATTCGCCCGTGACGTCTCCTTCCCCGCAGGCACCCGCGTCTTCGAGGAGGACGGCGTCGCCGACCGGTTCTGGATCATCCGCTCCGGGGTCGTCGCCCTCGACGTGCACGTTCCGGGGCGGCGCGCAGCCGTCGTGGAGACGCTCGGCGAGGGAGATCTGCTGGGCTGGTCCTGGCTGTTCGAGCCATACCGCTGGCACCTCGGCGCACAGACCCGCGCGGCCGTAGTGGCGTCCGAGTTCGACGCGGGGCGGGTGCGCGCCGCGTGCGAGGAGGATCCCGCCTTCGGCCTGGCGGTGACCAACTGCGTCGCACAGGTGATCGCCCGGCGGCTGAAGTCCACTCGCACGCGCCTGCTCGACCTGTACGGGCCTCCCCGATGA
- a CDS encoding DUF4389 domain-containing protein, whose product MSSATVQAVRLEAVLDAPLSRWLWLVKWLLAIPHYVILVFLWLAFLVLTVVAFFAILFTGRYPRAIFDFNVGVLRWNWRVAYYSYSALGTDRYPPFTLADVPDYPTRLTVAYPEQLSRGLALVKWWLLAIPHYLVVGFFLGGTWSSGNLIGVLVLIAVIALAFTGEYPGGIFEFVMGLNRWVVRVAVYAALMSDEYPPFRLDLGGAEPQR is encoded by the coding sequence ATGTCATCGGCAACGGTCCAGGCCGTCCGGCTGGAGGCGGTGCTCGACGCCCCGCTGTCACGCTGGCTCTGGCTCGTGAAGTGGCTGCTCGCCATCCCCCACTACGTCATCCTGGTGTTCCTGTGGTTGGCGTTCCTGGTGCTGACCGTGGTGGCGTTCTTCGCGATCCTGTTCACCGGCCGCTATCCACGGGCGATCTTCGACTTCAACGTGGGCGTCCTGCGCTGGAACTGGCGCGTCGCCTACTACTCGTACAGCGCGCTGGGCACCGACCGGTACCCCCCGTTCACCCTGGCCGACGTGCCGGACTATCCGACCCGCCTGACGGTGGCCTACCCCGAACAGCTCTCGCGCGGCCTGGCGCTGGTGAAGTGGTGGCTCCTGGCCATCCCCCACTACCTCGTGGTCGGCTTCTTCCTGGGCGGCACATGGTCCTCGGGCAATCTGATCGGTGTGCTGGTGCTGATCGCCGTCATCGCCTTGGCGTTCACCGGCGAGTACCCCGGCGGGATCTTCGAGTTCGTCATGGGCCTCAACCGGTGGGTGGTCCGGGTGGCGGTGTACGCCGCCCTGATGTCGGACGAGTATCCGCCGTTCCGGCTGGACCTGGGCGGCGCTGAGCCACAGCGCTGA
- a CDS encoding FAD/NAD(P)-binding protein, whose product MTVPVPYRVVECEAATPDTATIVLEPVEAALQPFTPGQFAMVYAFGVGDIPLSVSAIDGHRLTHTVRAVGAISGALHALRPGGIVGVRGPFGTGWELSAASGLDLLVVAGGIGLAPLRPLVREVLATPGRYGRLSVLIGAREPRELLYTEEVRSWQGSLTTVDRPDERWQGEVGVVTTLLDRAAFDPSSAAAFICGPEPMIRATAGELVHRGLEPDRIRVSLERNMHCATGHCGHCQLGPLLLCRDGPVVTWRLAQPLLMVREL is encoded by the coding sequence ATGACCGTTCCCGTACCGTACCGGGTGGTGGAGTGCGAGGCCGCGACGCCCGACACCGCCACGATCGTCCTCGAACCGGTCGAGGCGGCCCTGCAACCGTTCACGCCAGGGCAGTTCGCGATGGTGTACGCCTTCGGCGTCGGCGACATCCCGCTGTCGGTCAGCGCGATCGACGGACACCGGCTGACCCACACCGTCCGCGCGGTCGGCGCGATCTCCGGCGCGCTGCACGCACTGCGGCCCGGTGGGATCGTCGGGGTGCGCGGCCCGTTCGGCACCGGCTGGGAGCTGTCCGCCGCCTCCGGGCTCGATCTGCTGGTGGTGGCCGGCGGCATCGGTCTGGCGCCGCTGCGCCCGCTCGTGCGCGAGGTGCTCGCCACACCCGGGCGGTACGGGCGGTTGAGCGTCCTGATCGGCGCCCGCGAGCCCCGCGAGCTGCTCTACACCGAGGAAGTCCGTAGCTGGCAGGGATCGCTGACCACCGTGGACCGGCCCGACGAGCGGTGGCAGGGTGAGGTCGGCGTCGTGACGACCCTGCTGGACCGGGCCGCCTTCGATCCGTCGTCGGCGGCCGCGTTCATCTGCGGCCCCGAGCCGATGATCCGGGCCACCGCCGGCGAGCTGGTGCACCGAGGCCTCGAACCGGACCGGATCCGGGTCTCGCTGGAGCGGAACATGCACTGCGCGACCGGCCACTGCGGGCACTGCCAGCTCGGCCCGCTGCTGCTCTGTCGCGACGGGCCGGTCGTCACCTGGAGACTCGCCCAGCCCCTGCTCATGGTCCGGGAGTTGTGA
- a CDS encoding NADH-quinone oxidoreductase subunit B family protein produces the protein MTASSRPKLAVWKFASCDGCQLTLLDCEDELLGIADKVEISHFLEASSATGPGPYDLSLVEGSVTTPQDVDRIQHIRAVSRRLVTIGACATAGGVQALRNYADVAEFQAVVYARPDYIETLATSTPISAHVPVDFELRGCPIDRGQLVEVITAHLAGRKPDVPAHSVCFECKQRGTVCVTVAHGTPCLGPVTHAGCGALCPAYGRGCYGCFGPSDSTNFPSFIPLLRRDGMDTLDIVRVLRTFNTAAPEFDAVSREELDQ, from the coding sequence ATGACCGCCAGCAGCCGCCCGAAGCTCGCCGTGTGGAAGTTCGCCTCCTGCGACGGCTGCCAGCTCACCCTGCTCGACTGCGAGGACGAACTCCTCGGCATCGCCGACAAGGTGGAGATCTCGCACTTCCTGGAAGCCTCCAGCGCGACCGGTCCCGGCCCGTACGACCTGTCGCTGGTCGAGGGCTCGGTGACCACGCCACAGGACGTCGACCGGATCCAGCACATCCGTGCCGTCTCCCGGCGGCTGGTGACCATCGGCGCCTGCGCGACCGCCGGCGGCGTCCAGGCGCTGCGCAACTACGCGGACGTCGCCGAGTTCCAAGCCGTCGTCTACGCCAGACCGGACTACATCGAGACGCTCGCCACCTCCACGCCGATCAGCGCCCACGTCCCCGTCGACTTCGAACTGCGCGGCTGCCCCATCGACCGAGGCCAACTCGTGGAGGTCATCACCGCCCACCTCGCGGGGCGCAAGCCGGACGTACCCGCGCACAGCGTCTGCTTCGAGTGCAAGCAGCGCGGCACGGTCTGCGTGACGGTGGCCCACGGCACGCCCTGCCTCGGTCCGGTCACCCACGCGGGGTGCGGCGCGCTCTGTCCCGCGTACGGGCGCGGCTGCTACGGGTGCTTCGGCCCGTCCGACTCGACCAACTTCCCCTCCTTCATCCCCCTGCTGCGCCGCGACGGGATGGACACCCTGGACATCGTGCGGGTGCTGCGCACCTTCAACACCGCGGCCCCCGAGTTCGACGCGGTCTCCCGCGAGGAGCTGGACCAGTGA